The nucleotide window CGAGGACGACGACGTGGCGCTGTCGCTGACGCGGGGTCAGCTGACTGACGAGGAAGCGGCCCGTCTAGCGGATCGCGTTCGAGCGGTACTATAAAAACGGTGAAAACGGCGGTCGCCGCGATCAGAGGTTGAACTTCGACGCCGCGGTTTCCATGTCCTTGTCGCCGCGTCCGGAGAGGTTCACGAGGATCGTTTCGTGCTCACCCGCTTCGGCGAGCTGGATCGCACGGGCGATGCCGTGGCTGGACTCGAGCGCCGGGATGATTCCCTCAGTCTCGCTGAGTTCGCGGAATGCCGCGAGCGCTTCCTCGTCGGTGACGCCCGTGTACTCACAGCGGCCGATAGCCTTGTACATAGCGTGTTCGGGGCCGACACCGGGGTAATCGAGGCCCGCGGAGACGGAGTGAACCTCGACGTCGTCGTCGATCACACGCGTTTTCATCCCGTGGATGACGTCGTCTTTCCCTTTCGCGAGCGGGGCCGCGTGGCGACTCGAGTCGGCTCCTTCGCCGCCGCCTTCGGCACCGTAGAAGTCGACGTCGTCGTCGCGGAACGCATGAAAGAGACCGATCGCGTTCGACCCACCGCCGACGCAGGCGACGGCCGCGTCGGGTAACTCGCCCGTTCGCTCCTGGAACTGTTCGCGGGCCTCCCGACCGATGACGCTCTGGAAGTCCCGAACCATCCGCGGGAACGGGTCGGGGCCGACGACGCTACCCACGAGGTAGTGGGTGTCGTCGACGTTCTCGGCGAAGTCCTCGAGCGCCGCGTCGACGGCGTCGGCGAGGCCTTCGTCGCCGCGAGTCACTTCGTTGACCTCGGCACCCATCAGCCGCATCCGGAAGACGTTCATCTCCTGTCGGGCGACATCTTTCGCGCCCATGTAAATCTCCGTCTCGAGGTCGAGCAACGCGCCGACCATCGCGGTCGCGGTGCCGTGTTGGCCGGCCCCGGTCTCGGCAATGATGCGGTCGCGGCCGCTCTGTTTGGCTAGCAGGGCCTGTCCGAGTGCGTTGTTGATCTTGTGGGCCCCGCCGTGGAGCAGGTCCTCTCGCTTGAGGTAGATGTCGGCACCGTACCGGTCGCTCAGCGTGCTCGCGTAGTACAGCGGCGTCGGTCGGCCGGCAAACGTCTCGAGCAACTCACGCAGCTCCGAACGGAACGCGTCAGTGTCGGCGACCTCGTCGTAGGCGGTCGCGAGCTGCTCGAGTGGTTCCTGCAGGGGATCGGGAACGTGGCGTCCGCCGTACCCCTCGAACGCGCCATTAGACATATGTCGGCCAGTCGCACCCGGACGGTAAATATATTCTGACCCCGTCGCGACCGGGGAACTGTGCAGCCGAAGAGACAGCAATTGTTTCCGGAATCTCCAACGATCGACGGTCCGTCGAACGCCGTCACGAGAACAATATCACGAGCAGCACGAGCGAGAATGCGCTGACGATAAGTAGCGATACCAAGACGACGATCGCTGGCGTCACACCGGTGTTGCGGAGCCCATCGAGACGAATTTCGGTTCCCAGTCCGACGAACGCGAGCACGAACAGCCAGTTGTAGGCGTTCTCGAGCGCGGTCTGTTGGGCCGGCGAGAACACGCCCGCACTCGCCAGCACGACGAGCGCGATGAATCCGAGGACGAACTTCGGGAACTCCGCCCAGAGCAACTGCACGGATGGGCGTCCACCCTCGCCGCGCTGGGCATAATAACTCGCATAGACGAGGACCACGACGCCGATCAAGGCGTTTCGCGAGAGTTTCGTCATCGTCGCCCATTGGCCGGCGACCTCGGAGTGGGCGAAGCCGACCGCGACGACTGGCCCCGTCGAGAACATGCTGACGCCGGCCCAGACGCCGAAGACGACGTCCGAAAGCCCGAGCAGGTCGCCGAGGATCGGGTAGACGACGATCGTGATCGCGTCGAACAACAGGACCGTCGCCGCCGCGTAGGCGATCTGGTCTTCGCGGGCGCGGATCGCTCCGGCGACCGCGACGACGGCCGACACGCCACAGATCCCAGCCCCCGCTGCGAGCAACGAGCCGAGGCGATCGGCGAGTCCGAAGACGTTCCGCGAGAGCGCTTCGACGACGCTGATCGTGAGGGCAGTGACGAGCACGACAACAAGGAGGACGGTGCCGCCGACCTCGAGGATCGTCTCGAGCGTCAGCGACGCGCCCATGAGGACGATTCCGGCCCCCAGCCAAAGCTTGTGAGTCGCGATTCCCGGCTCGAGGCGGTCGGGCACGCCAGGACCGTTCGCCAGCGCGAAGCCGAGTGCGATGGCGACGAGCAGGTGATTGACGCCAGCGGTCAGCCCGATGGCTCGCGCGGCGAGTGCACCAAGGCAGAGCGCGACGAGCCCCGGAAAGAGCCGGTAGGCGGACATGTCGCTACCAAGGAATCTGTATCTCGAGGCCGGCCGTCAGGGCGACGATCACCGCACTGACGGCGACGCTTTGCCAGTCCCGCTCGAGATTCTGCCAGCGAGTACGGATCGTCGTCATACCCGGACTCCATCGATCAGTCGACATCCGTTCGGTGTCTCCGGATCGGCGCACTTAACGATTGTCGATTTCGTCAGCGATACCGGGCTATGTTGCCGGCGTCAGCGACGGTAGCTGTCCGTCGAACGCGGTTGGTCGTCGGTCGACTGCACTCGACTCTGGCTGCCCGAAGTCCCGGGGTCGCTCGAAGAACGACGTCGACTCGAGGCTGGTCGTACTCGAGGACGAGATCCGCCGGCTTGTGGTTGGCTGTCCTAGGGGCAGACCTCGCCACACCGAGTGCCACAGGCGCGTGTGCCGACAGACACGGCCGACGCCGGATTGAGCGTTTGCGGTTCGCAGTGATTGGCGTCGATTTCGGGACGAACACGATGAAACCACACTCAGCGCTCGTGAGAGCTGTCGGCGGCCGAAGTCGACATCCGGATAACGTCCGGCAAGCCGTCCGCACAACCGAACCCCTATCAACTCGGCGGGCAATACGTCGGAGTATGACAAAGCGGTACGTCTCTCTCCCTGACGAGGCGGAGACGGGAATGCGCGAGTTCATTGACGAGGTCGACCGACGACTGGCGAGCGACGAAGACACCT belongs to Natronorubrum aibiense and includes:
- a CDS encoding YeiH family protein, translating into MSAYRLFPGLVALCLGALAARAIGLTAGVNHLLVAIALGFALANGPGVPDRLEPGIATHKLWLGAGIVLMGASLTLETILEVGGTVLLVVVLVTALTISVVEALSRNVFGLADRLGSLLAAGAGICGVSAVVAVAGAIRAREDQIAYAAATVLLFDAITIVVYPILGDLLGLSDVVFGVWAGVSMFSTGPVVAVGFAHSEVAGQWATMTKLSRNALIGVVVLVYASYYAQRGEGGRPSVQLLWAEFPKFVLGFIALVVLASAGVFSPAQQTALENAYNWLFVLAFVGLGTEIRLDGLRNTGVTPAIVVLVSLLIVSAFSLVLLVILFS
- the trpB gene encoding tryptophan synthase subunit beta, translated to MSNGAFEGYGGRHVPDPLQEPLEQLATAYDEVADTDAFRSELRELLETFAGRPTPLYYASTLSDRYGADIYLKREDLLHGGAHKINNALGQALLAKQSGRDRIIAETGAGQHGTATAMVGALLDLETEIYMGAKDVARQEMNVFRMRLMGAEVNEVTRGDEGLADAVDAALEDFAENVDDTHYLVGSVVGPDPFPRMVRDFQSVIGREAREQFQERTGELPDAAVACVGGGSNAIGLFHAFRDDDVDFYGAEGGGEGADSSRHAAPLAKGKDDVIHGMKTRVIDDDVEVHSVSAGLDYPGVGPEHAMYKAIGRCEYTGVTDEEALAAFRELSETEGIIPALESSHGIARAIQLAEAGEHETILVNLSGRGDKDMETAASKFNL